From a region of the Coffea arabica cultivar ET-39 chromosome 3e, Coffea Arabica ET-39 HiFi, whole genome shotgun sequence genome:
- the LOC113737017 gene encoding 2-alkenal reductase (NADP(+)-dependent), which yields MAEKLEMVKNKQVLLKDYVSGSPKESDFIIATDKEISLEVPESSDNGVLLKNLYLSCDPYMSLLMPKPANSTFEDGFSHYTPGSPINGYAVSKVLDSKHPKFKKGDLVWGITGWEEYSLIAEPDSLFKIEHTDIPLSYYTGLLGMPGMTAYVGFYEVCKPKKGEKVFISAAAGAVGQLVGQFAKLAGCYVVGSAGSKQKIDLLKNKFGFDDAFNYKEEQDLDAALKRYFPEGIDIYFENVGGKTLDAALLNMKSHGRIAVCGMISHYNLDKPERVHNLAHVLYKRIRMEGFAVYEYYHLYPKFLDLVLPYIRENKITYVEDIAEGLENGPAALVGLFSGRNVGKQVLVVARE from the exons ATGGCAGAAAAATTAGAGATGGTGAAGAACAAGCAGGTGTTATTGAAAGACTATGTGAGTGGTTCCCCAAAAGAGTCCGATTTTATCATCGCCACTGACAAGGAGATAAGCTTGGAAGTTCCTGAAAGCTCAGATAATGGGGTGTTGCTTAAGAATCTCTACTTGTCTTGCGATCCTTACATGAGCCTTCTCATGCCAAAGCCTGCAAATTCTACTTTCGAGGATGGATTCTCTCATTACACTCCTGGATCT CCAATAAATGGGTATGCGGTATCTAAGGTACTGGATTCAAAGCACCCAAAATTCAAGAAGGGTGACTTGGTATGGGGTATAACAGGATGGGAGGAGTACAGTCTCATAGCAGAACCTGATTCTCTTTTCAAGATTGAGCACACAGACATTCCTCTTTCCTATTACACTGGATTACTAG GCATGCCTGGCATGACTGCTTATGTTGGATTCTATGAAGTTTGCAAAcctaaaaagggagaaaaggtATTTATATCTGCTGCAGCTGGTGCTGTCGGTCAGCTTGTTGGACAGTTTGCAAAGTTGGCAGGCTGCTATGTAGTTGGAAGTGCAGGAAGTAAACAAAAG ATTGATCTTCTGAAGAACAAGTTTGGGTTTGATGATGCTTTCAATTACAAAGAAGAACAGGACCTTGATGCTGCTCTGAAGAG GTACTTCCCCGAAGGAATTGATATTTACTTCGAAAATGTTGGAGGAAAGACATTGGACGCTGCGCTCCTGAACATGAAATCGCATGGCCGAATTGCTGTGTGTGGAATGATCTCACACTACAATCTTGATAAACCCGAGCGAGTACATAATTTGGCACATGTTCTTTACAAACGTATTAGAATGGAAGGATTTGCAGTTTATGAATACTATCACCTATATCCAAAGTTTCTTGACCTTGTACTGCCATATATCCGAGAAAACAAGATCACCTATGTGGAAGACATTGCAGAAGGCCTCGAGAATGGCCCTGCTGCCCTTGTTGGTCTGTTCAGCGGTCGCAATGTTGGGAAACAGGTGCTTGTGGTTGCTCGAGAATAA
- the LOC113737760 gene encoding 2-alkenal reductase (NADP(+)-dependent)-like, translating to MAEEKAEMVKNKQVLLRDYLDGFPKESDMIISTCNIISLTIPEKSNGILLKNLYLSCDPTHVDLLKNKFGFDDAFNYKEEHDLDAALKRYFPDGIDIYFENVGGRMLDAVLLNMRKHGRIAVCGMISQYNLEQPESVSNIAWLLYKRVRMEGFTVFEHFHLHSKFLEFVLPDIRKQKITYVEDIVEGLENGPAALIGLFNCRNVGKQLVAVARE from the exons ATGGCAGAAGAAAAGGCAGAGATGGTGAAGAACAAGCAGGTGCTGCTTAGAGACTACTTAGATGGTTTCCCAAAAGAATCAGACATGATTATCAGCACTTGCAACATAATAAGCTTGACAATCCCAGAAAAATCAAATGGGATTTTGCTCAAGAATCTCTACTTGTCATGCGATCCTACGCAT GTTGACCTTCTGAAGAACAAGTTTGGATTTGATGATGCTTTCAATTATAAGGAAGAGCACGACTTGGATGCTGCTTTGAAAAG GTACTTCCCTGATGGAATTGACATCTACTTCGAGAATGTTGGAGGAAGAATGCTGGATGCAGTACTTCTAAATATGAGAAAGCACGGTCGAATTGCTGTTTGTGGAATGATCTCACAATACAATCTTGAACAACCTGAAAGTGTAAGCAATATAGCCTGGCTTCTATACAAACGCGTCCGGATGGAAGGATTTACTGTTTTCGAGCACTTCCACCTTCACTCGAAGTTTTTGGAGTTTGTACTGCCTGACATCCGTAAGCAGAAGATAACCTATGTGGAAGACATTGTTGAAGGGCTTGAAAATGGCCCTGCAGCCCTTATAGGTCTCTTTAACTGTCGCAATGTTGGGAAACAACTAGTTGCAGTTGCTCGTGAATGA
- the LOC113737019 gene encoding NADPH-dependent oxidoreductase 2-alkenal reductase gives MAEVEIVKNKQVLLRDYVSDFPEESDMIISTDSTISMKVPEGSNGVLVKNLYLSSDPFMRRFMQVSQPARSKTGFIPYTPGSPINGFGVAKVVDSGHPNFKKGDLVWGITQWEEYSLIAEPDSLFKIEHTDVPISYYIGLLGMPGLTAYAGFFEVCKPEKGEKVFVSSASGAVGLIVGQFAKLLGCYVVGSAGSKEKVDLLKNKFGFDDAFDYKQEHDLDAALKRCFPEGIDIYFENVGGKMLDAVLLNMRMNGRIAACGMISQYYSDKPEGVSNMMWIIYKRVYIKGFSVFDYYHQYSKFLDTILPHVREKKITYVEDIIEGLENGPKALIDFFNGRSVGKQLVVVARE, from the exons ATGGCAGAAGTTGAGATAGTGAAGAACAAGCAGGTGCTGTTGAGAGATTATGTTAGTGATTTCCCTGAAGAATCAGATATGATCATCAGCACAGACAGCACTATAAGCATGAAAGTGCCAGAAGGATCAAATGGAGTGCTGGTTAAGAATCTGTACCTGTCAAGTGACCCGTTTATGCGCCGTTTCATGCAAGTGTCTCAGCCTGCTCGTAGTAAAACTGGCTTTATTCCTTACACCCCCGGCTCA CCAATAAATGGGTTTGGGGTTGCCAAAGTAGTGGATTCAGGGCATCCAAACTTCAAGAAAGGTGATCTGGTATGGGGTATAACACAATGGGAAGAATACAGTCTCATAGCAGAACCTGACTCTCTTTTCAAGATTGAGCATACTGATGTACCTATTTCCTACTATATTGGACTGCTCG GTATGCCTGGTCTTACTGCCTATGCTGGATTCTTTGAGGTTTGCAAAccagaaaaaggagaaaaggttTTCGTATCTTCAGCATCCGGGGCAGTTGGTCTGATCGTCGGACAATTTGCAAAATTGTTAGGTTGCTATGTTGTTGGAAGTGCTGGAAGCAAAGAAAAG GTTGATCTTCTCAAGAACAAGTTTGGATTTGATGATGCTTTCGATTACAAGCAAGAACACGACTTGGATGCTGCTCTGAAAAG gTGCTTCCCTGAAGGGATTGATATCTATTTTGAAAATGTTGGAGGAAAGATGCTAGATGCTGTGCTCCTCAACATGAGAATGAATGGTCGAATTGCTGCTTGTGGAATGATCTCACAGTACTACTCTGACAAACCTGAAGGAGTATCCAATATGATGTGGATTATTTACAAGCGAGTATACATAAAAGGATTTTCTGTGTTTGATTATTACCATCAATactcaaaatttttggacaCTATATTGCCTCACGTCCGCGAGAAAAAGATAACCTATGTTGAAGACATTATTGAAGGTCTTGAAAATGGTCCTAAAGCCCTTATAGATTTCTTCAATGGCCGCAGTGTTGGGAAACAGCTAGTTGTTGTTGCTCGTGAATGA
- the LOC113737018 gene encoding 2-alkenal reductase (NADP(+)-dependent)-like, producing the protein MAAEVDVVKNKQVLLKDYVTGFPKESDMIISTENTISLKVPENSSGVLVKNLYLSCDPFMRGLMRKPAPNSRTPFPAYKPASPIYGFVVAKVVDSSHPKFKKDDLVWGLAGWEEYSLIAETDLLFKIEHTDVPLSYYTGILGLAGITAYGGFYEVCNPKKGEKVFVSAASGAVGQLVGQFAKLTGCYVVGSAGSKEKVDLLKKKFGFDDAFNYKEEHDLDAALKRYFPDGIDIYFENVGGKMLDAVLQNMNMFGRIAVCGMISQYNLDEPEGVKNLMWLIHKRVNMRGCSAAEYYPLYTKFLDLMLPHIREKKITYVEDIAEGLESVPAALAGLFRGRNVGKQVIVVACE; encoded by the exons ATGGCAGCAGAGGTTGATGTAGTGAAGAACAAGCAAGTGCTGTTGAAAGACTATGTTACTGGATTCCCGAAAGAATCAGATATGATCATCAGCACAGAAAATACCATCAGCTTGAAAGTGCCAGAAAACTCAAGTGGGGTATTGGTTAAGAACCTCTACTTGTCATGTGATCCTTTCATGAGAGGTCTAATGCGAAAGCCGGCGCCCAATAGTAGAACCCCGTTTCCCGCTTACAAGCCTGCCTCT CCTATTTACGGGTTTGTGGTAGCTAAAGTAGTGGATTCAAGCCATCCAAAGTTCAAGAAGGATGACTTGGTATGGGGACTGGCTGGATGGGAGGAATACAGTCTCATTGCAGAAACTGATTTGCTTTTCAAGATCGAACACACAGATGTCCCTCTTAGCTACTATACTGGAATTCTTG GTTTGGCTGGTATTACTGCCtatggtggattttatgaggtCTGTAAtcccaagaaaggagagaaagtATTTGTCTCAGCAGCATCTGGTGCAGTTGGCCAGCTCGTTGGACAATTTGCAAAGCTGACAGGCTGCTATGTAGTTGGAAGTGCTGGAAGTAAAGAAAAG GTTGATCTTTTGAAGAAAAAGTTTGGTTTTGATGATGCTTTCAATTACAAGGAAGAACATGACTTGGATGCTGCTTTAAAAAG GTACTTCCCTGATGGAATCGATATCTACTTTGAAAATGTCGGTGGAAAGATGCTAGATGCTGTCCTTCAAAATATGAACATGTTTGGTCGAATTGCTGTTTGTGGAATGATCTCACAATACAATCTTGATGAACCTGAAGGAGTAAAGAACTTGATGTGGCTCATTCACAAGCGAGTAAACATGCGAGGATGTTCTGCCGCTGAATACTATCCCCTCTACACAAAATTTTTGGATCTTATGTTGCCTCATATCCGCGAGAAAAAGATAACATATGTGGAAGATATCGCTGAAGGACTTGAAAGTGTCCCTGCAGCCCTTGCAGGTCTCTTTAGAGGTCGCAACGTTGGAAAACAGGTTATCGTAGTTGCTTGTGAATGA
- the LOC113737021 gene encoding small ribosomal subunit protein uS15 — MGRMHSRGKGISASALPYKRTPPSWLKISSQDVEDNICKFAKRGMTPSQIGVILRDSHGIAQVKSVTGSKILRILKAHGLAPEIPEDLYHLIKTAVAIRKHLERNRKDKDSKFRLILVESRIHRLARYYKKTKKLPPNWKYESTTASTLVA, encoded by the exons ATGGGTCGTATGCACAGTCGCGG TAAGGGTATTTCTGCATCGGCTCTTCCTTACAAGAGAACGCCCCCAAGCTGGCTGAAGATCTCCTCCCAGGAT GTTGAAGATAACATCTGCAAGTTTGCAAAGAGGGGAATGACACCGTCTCAGATTGGTGTGATTCTTCGCGACTCTCATGGTATAGCGCAGGTTAAGAGTGTCACTGGCAGCAAGATCTTGCGTATCCTCAAGGCTCACg GGCTTGCACCCGAGATTCCAGAGGATCTGTACCATCTGATCAAGACGGCAGTCGCAATCAGGAAGCATTTGGAGAGGAACAGGAAGGACAAGGATTCCAAGTTCAGATTGATTCTGGTGGAGAGCAGGATTCACCGCCTCGCTCGTTACTACAAGAAGACCAAGAAGCTCCCTCCCAACTGGAAATA TGAATCTACTACTGCCAGCACCCTTGTGGCCTAG
- the LOC113737020 gene encoding 2-alkenal reductase (NADP(+)-dependent)-like, with protein MAEVETVKNKQVLLKDYVTGFPKESDMIISTENTISLKVPENSNGVLVKNLYLSCDPFLRSLMQKPKPNSKSVFPGFKPGSPIHGYGVAKVVDSSHPKFKKGDLVWGMTGWEEYSLILQADSLFKIEHTDVPLSYYTGILGMPGITAYGGFYEVCHPKKGEKVYVSAASGAVGQLVGQFAKLMGCYVVGSAGSKEKVDLLKNKFGFDDAFNYKEEHDWDAALKRYFPEGIDIYFENVGGKMLDAVLLNMNMFGRIAACGMISQYNLDEPEGVKNLIAVISKKLNIRGFTASDFFSLYPKFLDLVLPRIREKKITYVEDIAEGIESVPAALIGLFSGRNVGKQVVVVARE; from the exons ATGGCAGAGGTTGAAACAGTGAAGAACAAGCAAGTGCTGTTGAAAGATTATGTTACAGGGTTCCCAAAAGAATCAGATATGATCATCAGCACAGAAAATACTATCAGCTTGAAAGTACCAGAAAACTCAAATGGGGTTTTGGTGAAGAATCTCTACTTGTCATGTGATCCTTTCCTGAGAAGTTTAATGCAAAAGCCGAAGCCCAATAGTAAATCCGTATTTCCTGGTTTCAAGCCTGGCTCT CCTATCCATGGCTACGGGGTAGCTAAAGTTGTGGATTCCAGCCATCCTAAGTTTAAGAAGGGTGACTTGGTATGGGGAATGACTGGATGGGAGGAGTACAGTCTCATTCTACAAGCTGATTCACTTTTCAAGATCGAACACACAGATGTCCCACTTAGCTACTATACTGGAATTCTGG GTATGCCTGGTATTACTGCCTATGGTGGATTCTATGAGGTCTGTCATCCcaagaaaggagaaaaagtGTATGTGTCAGCAGCATCTGGTGCAGTTGGCCAGCTCGTTGGACAATTTGCAAAACTGATGGGCTGCTATGTAGTTGGAAGTGCTGGAAGTAAAGAAAAG GTTGATCTTTTGAAGAACAAGTTTGGTTTTGATGATGCTTTCAATTACAAGGAAGAACATGACTGGGATGCTGCTTTAAAGAG GTACTTCCCTGAAGGAATCGATATCTACTTTGAAAATGTTGGGGGAAAGATGCTGGATGCTGTCCTCCTAAATATGAACATGTTTGGTCGAATTGCTGCTTGTGGAATGATCTCACAGTACAATCTTGACGAACCTGAAGGAGTAAAGAACTTGATAGCCGTCATTTCAAAAAAACTTAACATCCGAGGATTTACTGCTTCTGATTTCTTTTCGCTTTACCCGAAATTTCTGGATCTTGTATTGCCTCGTATCCGCGAGAAAAAGATAACATATGTGGAAGACATTGCTGAAGGAATTGAAAGTGTCCCTGCAGCCCTCATAGGTTTGTTTAGCGGCCGCAATGTTGGGAAACAGGTTGTTGTAGTTGCTCGTGAATGA